The sequence GCTGGCTATTTTTTGGTTTAAAGATCGAGAGATCAACTTCTATGCCTGCCTGGTCCAGATGTTCTTTCTCCACTCCTTTTCCATCATGGAGTCAGCAGTGCTGCTGGCCATGGCCTTTGACCGCTacgtggccatctgcaagccactGCACTACACCACAGTGCTGACCAGGACCCTTATCACCAAGATTGGTATAGCTGCTATGACTCGGGCTGTGACACTAATGACTCCACTCCCCTTTCTGCTCAGACGCTTCCACTACTGCCGAGGGCCCATGATCGCCCACTGCTACTGTGAGCACATGGCTGTGGTAAGGCTGGCCTGCGGGGACACTCGCTTCAACAATATCTATGGCATTGCAGTGGCCATGTTTATAGTGGTGTTGGATCTGCTCTTTGTTATTTTGTCTTATATCTTCATCCTTCAGGCAGTTCTACAGCTTGCCTCTCAGGAAGCCCGTTACAAGGCCTTTGGGACATGTGTGTCTCATGTAGGTGCTATCTTAGCCTTCTATACACCTGTTGTCATCTCCTCAGTCATGCACCGTGTGGCTCGCCGAACTGCCCCACATGTGCACATTCTCTTTGCCAATTTCTATCTGCTCTTCCCACCTATGATTAATCCCATTATCTATGGGGTCAAGACCAAGCAGATTCGTGAGAGAGTCTTAAGACTATTCCTGAGAAAGGATGTGCAAATGGAGAGTGAGGGATAGGGGAAGAAAAAGTGGTGCAAGTTGAACGCAGGAGTGGGGGTATGGATATGATAGAAAGTGGAGGCTATCAGAGTCTCTATGGTTAGTTCTTTCTTGGTATAGCTAAAAAATGAAATATCCTGAAACTTATAGAGTCACCAGTCTGATCAGGATTCATGGATCTGTGTCCTTTCGTAGACTCTGGATTCAAACTGAtgacttttctgtttcttcaaagAGCCCACTGTTCTATCCTGGGCTTGAGAAAGGCTTAACCAATTCTGCTCTTGGAAACATCACCTAAAGACACAATGATGCTTTCAGCTTCATTTATTAAGAGAAGACTGTGAGAATCTGAGTTTCTATTTTAAGTCATTGGGATTTGGTGGACTATCCACTCTGGATTCATATAAGGACCAACAATTTATCTGAGGCAGATATAGTCTTATAGTTGGTGTTCAATATCTTTCTGATTACTACTAGTTTGGGGGAGCTCATAACTTCCCAGGGCTACAGGTTCCAAGTAAGACAGATTTGcttgttaaaatttatttctttagttgAGTCAGCCTATGTATTCTGTGACTTCTTTTGACATCTATATCTTCATGCTCAATACCTCTCATTAAAAACTTTGAATAAGATGTCTTCTGACGTTTCCTTATAGCATGCAAACTTTTCTTTACACACAGATCAATCT is a genomic window of Myotis daubentonii chromosome 9, mMyoDau2.1, whole genome shotgun sequence containing:
- the LOC132241857 gene encoding olfactory receptor 52K1-like, encoding MLLSNVTSTHPAVFLLMGIPGLEHLHIWISIPFCSAYTLAVLGNCTLLVIIQADAALHEPMYLFLAMLATIDLVLASSTLPKMLAIFWFKDREINFYACLVQMFFLHSFSIMESAVLLAMAFDRYVAICKPLHYTTVLTRTLITKIGIAAMTRAVTLMTPLPFLLRRFHYCRGPMIAHCYCEHMAVVRLACGDTRFNNIYGIAVAMFIVVLDLLFVILSYIFILQAVLQLASQEARYKAFGTCVSHVGAILAFYTPVVISSVMHRVARRTAPHVHILFANFYLLFPPMINPIIYGVKTKQIRERVLRLFLRKDVQMESEG